The following proteins are co-located in the Silene latifolia isolate original U9 population chromosome 1, ASM4854445v1, whole genome shotgun sequence genome:
- the LOC141654956 gene encoding uncharacterized protein LOC141654956 gives MGKEEAENDAHVVIDTFIVHNTPSLVLSDSGATHSFVSRSHALAMGLGEYELVKDNVFITSGQSVSCSKLYMDVSMLVGKVDLPVNLLEFPMDWFEVIVRMEWLGKCEAKIDCRQKRVSLKGPKGVKESSASDIPVVGEFGDVFLDEILGLPPKRDIDFSVELKLGT, from the exons ATGGGCAAGGAGGAAGCGGAGAATGATGCTCACGTTGTTATCGATACTTTTATTGTCCATAACACGCCATCTTTAGTACTGTCTGATTCGGGGGCaacccactcttttgtgtctaggagtcatgccttagctatgggtttGGGAGAATATGAACTGGTGAAAGATAATGTGTTTATAACTTCGGGACAGTCAGTGTCATGTTCTAAGTTGTATATGGATGTGTCCATGTTAGTGGGAAAAGTAGACTTACCAGTCAACttgttagaatttcctatggatTGGTTTGAGGTTATCGTCAGGATGGAATGGTTGGGCAAGTGtgaggctaagatagattgtcggcaaaagagggtgTCTTTAAAGGGACCTAAGGGAGTCAAG GAGTCGTCAGCCTCTGACATACCAGTAGTTGGGGAGTTTGGTGACGTTTTTCTAGATGAGATACTGGGGTTACCTCCTAAGAGGGACATCGACTTCAGTGTTGAGCTCAAACTGGGGACGtga